The following proteins come from a genomic window of Streptomyces sp. Sge12:
- a CDS encoding substrate-binding domain-containing protein, which translates to MYPKDPHRRTGRRSTRTTAALLTASAALVAGCGGGGPSTGAAPPTAGCPTVLASAGAAVAQAEKADTSWHGPTTGPAAVPGKSIVYVAQTMTNPGVAGVAKGVEEAAKAIGWQVRVIDGEGTPAGIQAALSQAITLAPSGIVIGGFDPQLTSQQMARAEAARIPVIGWHAVGSPGPSERPRLFTNVTTKVEDVAKISADWIIARSEGGAGVVLFTDDSIPFARNKSQLIRKQLATCPGVRLLSYENIPIPDAASRTAQAVSSLLSRFQDEWTYSVAINDLYFADAAPALRAAGKPGAGPPFNIGAGDGDPSAFQRINSEQFQAATVPEPLNQQGWQIVDEFNRAFAEQPASGYVAPVHIATAQNSDGATSWDPSGYREGYLRIWAG; encoded by the coding sequence GTGTACCCGAAGGACCCGCACCGCAGAACCGGCCGCCGGAGCACCCGCACGACCGCCGCCCTGCTGACCGCGAGCGCCGCCCTCGTCGCCGGCTGCGGGGGCGGCGGCCCCTCCACCGGCGCCGCGCCGCCCACGGCGGGCTGCCCCACCGTCCTGGCGAGCGCCGGGGCGGCCGTGGCGCAGGCCGAGAAGGCCGACACCTCCTGGCACGGCCCGACCACCGGCCCCGCGGCGGTGCCCGGCAAGTCGATCGTCTACGTCGCGCAGACCATGACCAACCCCGGCGTCGCGGGCGTCGCGAAGGGCGTCGAGGAGGCCGCGAAGGCCATCGGCTGGCAGGTCCGGGTGATCGACGGGGAAGGCACGCCCGCCGGGATCCAGGCGGCGCTCAGCCAGGCCATCACCCTGGCGCCCTCGGGCATCGTCATCGGCGGCTTCGACCCCCAGCTGACCTCGCAGCAGATGGCACGGGCCGAGGCGGCGCGGATCCCGGTCATCGGCTGGCACGCGGTGGGCTCCCCCGGCCCGAGCGAGCGCCCCAGGCTGTTCACCAACGTCACCACGAAGGTGGAGGACGTGGCGAAGATCAGCGCGGATTGGATCATCGCCCGGTCCGAGGGCGGTGCCGGTGTCGTCCTGTTCACCGACGACTCGATCCCCTTCGCCCGGAACAAGTCACAGCTGATCCGCAAGCAGCTCGCCACCTGTCCCGGCGTACGCCTGCTCTCGTACGAGAACATCCCCATCCCGGACGCCGCGAGCCGCACCGCGCAGGCCGTCTCCTCGCTGCTCTCACGCTTCCAGGACGAGTGGACGTACTCGGTCGCCATCAACGACCTCTACTTCGCCGACGCGGCTCCGGCCCTGCGGGCGGCCGGGAAACCGGGGGCCGGGCCGCCCTTCAACATCGGTGCGGGTGACGGGGACCCCTCCGCCTTCCAGCGGATCAACAGCGAGCAGTTCCAGGCCGCCACCGTCCCCGAGCCGCTCAACCAGCAGGGCTGGCAGATCGTCGACGAGTTCAACCGCGCCTTCGCCGAGCAGCCCGCCAGCGGCTACGTGGCGCCCGTGCACATCGCCACCGCGCAGAACAGCGACGGCGCCACGTCCTGGGACCCGTCCGGATACCGCGAGGGGTACCTCAGGATCTGGGCCGGCTGA
- a CDS encoding NPP1 family protein, producing MMLPACRSTVPRRDASATPRTRSARRPVLRTKRHIRRSLVVLGAALTVVVAVPQVAFAAPPPALPGKAETIELTYQPAYDYDTDGCYPTPAIGPTGVLNSGLKPTGALNGSCRDASDLANTNGYSRWKCNNGWCAVIYALYFEKDQALPGIELGGHRHDWEHVVVWIQGNEAKYVATSAHGDFNIHSRDQIRWDGNHPKIVYHKDGIGTHCFRAANTNDEPPENHRGTWQFPTLVGWSGYPATLRDKLTQADFGSAHFGLKDGSFASHLAEAKPAGIAFDPNQ from the coding sequence ATGATGCTCCCGGCGTGTCGGTCGACGGTGCCCCGTCGCGATGCGTCCGCCACCCCTCGCACCCGGTCGGCCAGGAGGCCCGTTTTGCGGACGAAACGTCACATACGGAGATCATTAGTGGTTCTCGGCGCCGCCCTCACGGTGGTCGTCGCCGTCCCCCAGGTGGCCTTCGCGGCGCCGCCCCCGGCGCTCCCGGGCAAGGCCGAGACGATCGAGCTGACCTACCAGCCGGCCTACGACTACGACACCGACGGCTGCTACCCGACACCCGCCATAGGCCCGACCGGAGTGCTGAACAGCGGCCTCAAGCCCACCGGAGCCCTCAACGGCAGCTGCCGGGACGCCTCGGACCTCGCCAACACCAACGGCTACTCCCGCTGGAAGTGCAACAACGGCTGGTGCGCCGTCATCTACGCGCTGTACTTCGAGAAGGACCAGGCCCTGCCCGGCATCGAGCTCGGCGGCCACCGCCACGACTGGGAGCACGTGGTCGTCTGGATCCAGGGCAACGAGGCCAAGTACGTCGCGACCTCGGCCCACGGGGACTTCAACATCCACTCCCGGGACCAGATCCGCTGGGACGGCAACCACCCCAAGATCGTCTACCACAAGGACGGCATCGGCACGCACTGCTTCCGGGCGGCCAACACCAACGACGAGCCGCCCGAGAACCACCGCGGCACCTGGCAGTTCCCCACGCTCGTCGGCTGGTCGGGCTATCCGGCGACCCTGCGGGACAAGCTCACCCAGGCCGACTTCGGCAGCGCGCACTTCGGCCTGAAGGACGGCTCCTTCGCCTCCCACCTGGCGGAGGCCAAGCCGGCGGGCATCGCCTTCGACCCCAACCAGTAG
- a CDS encoding SDR family oxidoreductase codes for MSTLPTAPGSSTRTVLITGTSSGIGLAAAIAAARAGWRTVATLRDTGRADALRKAAVEAGVELDIRQLDVVDEASVAAAVEGVIADYGRLDAVVNNAGAGHVGTLELETVADVREVMEVNFFGVLNVSKAALPHLRATGGRLITVTSVGGVVGQPFNEAYCAAKFAVEGYMESLAPVAGAVGVSVTVIEPGAVATEFVNNIDLDLEARIAAAGPYSDALRHYVERTVGQFLNGAQTPEGAAESVMEALTVEHPAFRIQTSDWARDFTGNKLVDQDGSAVIGMTSTWVA; via the coding sequence ATGTCCACCCTCCCCACCGCTCCCGGCAGCTCCACCCGCACCGTCCTGATCACCGGCACCTCCTCCGGCATCGGCCTGGCCGCCGCGATCGCCGCCGCTCGCGCCGGCTGGCGGACGGTCGCCACCCTGCGTGACACCGGCCGAGCCGACGCCCTGCGCAAGGCCGCCGTCGAGGCGGGCGTGGAGCTCGACATCCGACAGCTCGACGTCGTCGACGAGGCCTCCGTCGCCGCCGCCGTGGAGGGCGTGATCGCCGACTACGGCCGGCTCGATGCCGTCGTGAACAACGCCGGCGCCGGGCACGTGGGCACTCTGGAGCTGGAAACCGTCGCCGACGTCCGTGAGGTCATGGAGGTCAACTTCTTCGGCGTGCTGAACGTCTCCAAGGCGGCCCTGCCGCACCTGCGGGCCACCGGCGGCCGCCTGATCACGGTCACCAGCGTCGGCGGCGTCGTCGGCCAGCCCTTCAACGAGGCCTACTGCGCCGCCAAGTTCGCCGTCGAGGGGTACATGGAGAGCCTGGCACCCGTCGCGGGCGCCGTCGGGGTGAGCGTCACCGTCATCGAGCCGGGCGCCGTGGCGACCGAGTTCGTGAACAACATCGACCTCGACCTCGAAGCCCGCATCGCCGCGGCCGGCCCCTACTCCGACGCGCTGCGCCACTACGTCGAGCGCACCGTCGGCCAGTTCCTGAACGGCGCGCAGACGCCCGAGGGCGCCGCCGAGTCGGTCATGGAGGCTCTGACCGTGGAGCACCCCGCGTTCCGCATCCAGACCTCCGACTGGGCCCGCGACTTCACCGGGAACAAGCTGGTCGACCAGGACGGCTCGGCGGTCATCGGCATGACCTCGACCTGGGTGGCCTAG
- a CDS encoding MarR family winged helix-turn-helix transcriptional regulator, whose amino-acid sequence MPKKLTEAEMPTADYAFYGLVWAGTVMTDRVDRALVKAHDLPVSWFEVMLWLASSPEPVPASVLGNSTLLSRSQVSRVVDALQTRGLVTRTPSARDARSVEVALTEAGRTVFAEADATRREALAPVFTELLDEQDLEALGTVWRKLKAAKAEQAEQERTR is encoded by the coding sequence ATGCCGAAGAAGCTCACCGAAGCCGAGATGCCGACGGCCGACTACGCCTTCTACGGGCTGGTGTGGGCCGGGACCGTCATGACCGACCGCGTCGACCGGGCCCTGGTCAAGGCGCACGACCTGCCCGTGTCCTGGTTCGAGGTCATGCTGTGGCTGGCCTCCAGCCCGGAGCCGGTGCCCGCTTCCGTCCTCGGCAACAGCACCCTGCTCAGCCGCAGCCAGGTCTCCCGCGTGGTGGACGCCCTGCAGACCCGGGGCCTGGTCACCCGTACGCCCTCGGCGCGCGACGCGCGGTCGGTGGAGGTGGCCCTCACGGAGGCGGGACGTACGGTGTTCGCCGAGGCCGACGCGACCCGGCGGGAGGCCCTGGCCCCGGTCTTCACCGAGCTCCTCGACGAGCAGGACCTGGAGGCGCTGGGCACCGTATGGCGCAAGCTCAAGGCCGCGAAGGCCGAACAGGCCGAACAGGAGCGCACCCGGTAG
- a CDS encoding TetR/AcrR family transcriptional regulator has product MATPSSKAGTKGVPREHRRRQMLEAATEEFGTHGYAAASLPAIAARVGVTKTLLHQYLGSKEDLYVACLVPVGDRLLEAVREAMAEGGAAPHTPLRVLHGIFTALEGRREAWFVLYDTSLPPGGEAARRASEYWAAIDGLAAGGTAELLRAAGSTDPLDADALKYVWRDLVATLVRWWVKHPEQTPEAMTRRCARLFAAAATIAPDGRPG; this is encoded by the coding sequence ATGGCAACCCCTTCCTCGAAAGCCGGCACCAAGGGAGTCCCGCGGGAGCACCGCCGCCGGCAGATGCTGGAGGCGGCCACGGAGGAGTTCGGCACCCATGGCTACGCCGCCGCCTCGCTCCCCGCGATCGCCGCACGGGTGGGCGTCACCAAGACGCTGCTGCACCAGTACCTCGGCAGCAAGGAGGACCTGTACGTCGCCTGCCTGGTGCCCGTCGGGGACCGGCTGCTGGAGGCCGTCCGCGAGGCGATGGCCGAGGGCGGGGCCGCGCCGCACACCCCGCTGCGCGTGCTCCACGGCATCTTCACCGCCCTGGAGGGCCGGCGGGAGGCGTGGTTCGTGCTCTACGACACCAGCTTGCCGCCCGGTGGTGAGGCGGCCCGCCGGGCCTCGGAGTACTGGGCGGCCATCGACGGTCTGGCCGCGGGCGGTACCGCGGAACTGCTGCGCGCGGCCGGCTCCACGGACCCGCTGGACGCCGACGCGCTCAAGTACGTCTGGCGGGACCTCGTCGCCACCCTCGTCCGCTGGTGGGTCAAGCACCCGGAGCAGACGCCGGAGGCCATGACCCGCCGCTGCGCCCGCCTCTTCGCGGCCGCCGCCACCATCGCCCCCGACGGCCGGCCCGGCTGA
- a CDS encoding FAD-binding oxidoreductase — protein sequence MAGTTPQSTSRTRSWWGWGWTDAHPDDAECTAMGALLPGTLGRPLPVPRVSDLEIAGPAAEPPQSLAHLVSTDRGDRAAHSMGKAYRDVARALRGRPGRIPDLVARPTDDRDVADLLDWAGERQVAVVPYGGGSSVTGGVEYRGDAHRAVMSLDLTTMGRVLEVDTEGRAARIQAGTLGPSLEDQLRPHGLTLRHFPQSFEFSTLGGWLATRAGGHYATGRTHIDDFVQSLRVVTPAGTSSSWRLPASGAGPSPDRLFLGSEGALGVITEAWVRLQERPRHKASAAVSFTDFQDALRAVRALAQSDLSPANCRLLDSGEAALSGAAHDGSSVLVLGFESADEPVGARLERAVALARSHGARYDAADGADGDREGAPGGDAAVGAWRSAFLRMPYLRDGLVRMGAVAETFETAATWDRIPALIDEVRREVGAAAVKATGHPATVNCRLTHVYPDGAAPYFTVLAAGRAGDEVAVWDELKAVASEVLHRHRATITHHHAVGRDHRPDYDRQRPEPFALALRAAKGALDPRGILNPGVLVG from the coding sequence ATGGCCGGCACCACCCCGCAGTCCACGTCCCGCACCCGCTCCTGGTGGGGCTGGGGCTGGACGGACGCCCATCCCGACGACGCGGAATGCACCGCGATGGGCGCCCTGCTCCCCGGCACCCTCGGCCGCCCGCTCCCCGTGCCCCGCGTGAGCGACCTGGAGATCGCCGGCCCGGCCGCCGAACCCCCGCAGAGCCTCGCCCACCTGGTCAGCACCGATCGCGGGGACCGCGCCGCCCACTCCATGGGCAAGGCCTACCGCGACGTGGCGCGCGCCCTGCGCGGCCGCCCCGGCCGGATCCCCGACCTCGTGGCCCGGCCCACGGACGACCGGGACGTGGCCGACCTGCTGGACTGGGCCGGGGAACGACAGGTCGCCGTCGTCCCCTACGGCGGGGGATCCTCGGTCACCGGGGGCGTCGAGTACCGCGGCGACGCCCACCGGGCCGTGATGTCCCTCGACCTGACCACGATGGGCCGCGTGCTGGAGGTCGACACCGAGGGCCGGGCGGCCCGCATCCAGGCCGGCACCCTCGGGCCGAGCCTGGAGGACCAGCTGCGCCCGCACGGCCTCACCCTGCGGCACTTCCCGCAGAGCTTCGAGTTCTCCACCCTCGGCGGCTGGCTCGCCACCCGGGCCGGCGGCCACTACGCCACCGGCCGGACCCACATCGACGACTTCGTACAGTCGCTGCGCGTCGTCACCCCGGCCGGCACCAGCAGTTCGTGGCGGCTGCCCGCCTCCGGGGCCGGGCCCTCCCCCGACCGCCTGTTCCTCGGCTCCGAGGGAGCCCTCGGCGTCATCACCGAAGCCTGGGTCCGCCTCCAGGAACGCCCCCGCCACAAGGCCTCCGCCGCGGTCTCCTTCACGGACTTCCAGGACGCGCTCCGGGCGGTGCGCGCCCTCGCACAGTCCGACCTCTCCCCCGCCAACTGCCGGCTGCTGGACTCCGGTGAGGCCGCACTGTCGGGTGCGGCGCACGACGGCAGCTCCGTACTGGTGCTGGGATTCGAGTCGGCGGACGAACCGGTGGGCGCCCGCCTCGAACGGGCCGTCGCGCTGGCCCGCTCGCACGGCGCCCGGTACGACGCGGCGGACGGGGCCGACGGCGACCGGGAGGGGGCCCCCGGCGGCGACGCAGCCGTCGGAGCGTGGCGCTCGGCCTTCCTGCGGATGCCCTACCTCCGTGACGGTCTGGTCAGGATGGGGGCGGTGGCGGAGACCTTCGAAACGGCGGCCACCTGGGACCGGATCCCCGCACTGATCGACGAGGTACGCAGGGAGGTCGGCGCGGCGGCGGTCAAGGCCACCGGACACCCCGCGACCGTCAACTGCCGTCTGACACACGTGTATCCGGACGGCGCTGCGCCCTACTTCACCGTCCTCGCGGCCGGCCGGGCCGGTGACGAGGTGGCCGTCTGGGACGAACTGAAAGCCGTCGCGAGCGAGGTCCTGCACCGCCACCGGGCCACCATCACCCACCACCACGCCGTCGGCCGGGACCACCGCCCGGACTACGACCGCCAGCGCCCCGAGCCCTTCGCCCTCGCCCTGCGGGCCGCGAAGGGGGCGCTCGATCCGCGGGGCATCCTCAACCCCGGGGTGCTGGTGGGCTGA
- a CDS encoding geranyl diphosphate 2-C-methyltransferase — MTSTDLTAAAGTSSVFIPGPATPYQGDIARYWDHEARPVNLRLGDVDGLYHHHYGIGDIDHAALGDPADSAYEKKLIAELHRLESAQAELLLQHLGAIERDDTLVDAGCGRGGSMVMAHQRFGCKVEGVTLSAKQADFANRRAEELGIEDHVRARVCNMLSTPFETGQAAGSWNNESSMYVDLHDLFAEHSRVLAVGGRYVTITGCWNPRYGQPSKWVSQINAHFECNIHSRREYLRAMADNRLVPQAVIDLTPETLPYWELRATSSLVTGIEEAFIESYKDGSFQYVLIAADRV; from the coding sequence ATGACTAGCACCGATCTCACCGCCGCTGCCGGTACCTCCTCCGTGTTCATCCCCGGCCCGGCGACCCCTTATCAGGGTGACATCGCCCGTTACTGGGACCACGAGGCCAGGCCCGTGAACCTCCGGCTCGGCGACGTCGACGGCCTTTACCACCACCACTACGGCATCGGCGACATCGACCACGCCGCTCTCGGTGACCCCGCCGACAGCGCCTATGAGAAGAAGCTGATCGCCGAGCTCCACCGCTTGGAGTCGGCGCAGGCCGAACTGCTCCTCCAGCACCTCGGCGCCATCGAGCGCGACGACACCCTCGTCGACGCCGGCTGCGGCCGCGGCGGCTCCATGGTCATGGCCCACCAGCGCTTCGGGTGCAAGGTGGAGGGTGTCACCCTGTCGGCCAAGCAGGCCGACTTCGCCAACCGGCGCGCCGAGGAACTCGGCATCGAGGACCACGTCCGGGCCCGCGTCTGCAACATGCTCAGCACCCCCTTCGAGACCGGGCAGGCCGCGGGCTCGTGGAACAACGAGTCGAGCATGTACGTGGACCTCCACGACCTGTTCGCCGAGCACTCCCGCGTCCTCGCGGTCGGCGGCCGCTACGTGACCATCACCGGCTGCTGGAACCCGCGGTACGGCCAGCCCTCGAAGTGGGTCTCCCAGATCAACGCGCACTTCGAGTGCAACATCCACTCCCGCCGCGAGTACCTGCGGGCGATGGCCGACAACCGCCTCGTGCCGCAGGCCGTGATCGACCTGACCCCCGAGACGCTGCCGTACTGGGAGCTGCGGGCCACGTCCTCCCTGGTCACCGGCATCGAGGAGGCGTTCATCGAGTCCTACAAGGACGGCTCCTTCCAGTACGTCCTGATCGCGGCCGACCGCGTCTGA
- a CDS encoding family 2 encapsulin nanocompartment cargo protein terpene cyclase, with product MPDPGPSPLQSSLPAAAASFGAHILANALAAGVEPAAGAGPVRPSPPSPPALPTGPPVLTPAPASLPVVDESAAPAAAAAAPRPNAAALDRILRGPSGLGTESLHWARSEEVAAAGAATGAATAEPAPVAGRPIPGLYHHPVPEPDPVRVEELSRRIKAWALDEVSLYPDDWEDQFDGFSVGRYMVACHPDAPSIEHLMLATRLMVAENAVDDCYCEDHGGSPIGLGGRLLLAHTALDPLHTTKEYAPQWEASLLSDAPRRAYRSAMEYFVQASTASQADRFRHDMARLHMGYLAEGAWAQTEYVPEVWEYLAMRQFNNFRPCPTITDSVGGYELPADLHAQPAMQRVIALAGNATTIVNDLYSYTKELASPGRHLNLPVVIAERERCSDQEAYLKAVEVHNDLMRDFEAAAAELALACPVPSVQRFLRGVAVWVDGNHYWHQTNTYRYSLPDFW from the coding sequence ATGCCCGATCCTGGGCCTTCCCCTCTGCAGTCGAGCCTGCCTGCCGCCGCGGCCTCCTTCGGGGCCCACATCCTCGCCAACGCCCTGGCCGCCGGTGTCGAACCCGCCGCCGGCGCCGGGCCCGTCCGGCCCTCGCCGCCGTCGCCGCCCGCCCTGCCCACCGGTCCCCCCGTACTGACGCCCGCGCCCGCATCCCTACCCGTGGTCGACGAGAGCGCGGCCCCCGCTGCTGCCGCCGCCGCGCCGCGGCCGAACGCCGCCGCCCTGGACCGGATCCTGCGCGGGCCCAGTGGCCTGGGCACGGAGAGCCTGCACTGGGCCCGCAGCGAGGAGGTGGCCGCGGCGGGCGCCGCGACCGGCGCCGCGACCGCCGAGCCGGCGCCGGTCGCGGGCCGTCCGATCCCGGGCCTCTACCACCACCCGGTGCCGGAGCCCGATCCGGTGCGGGTGGAGGAGCTCAGCCGCAGGATCAAGGCCTGGGCGCTGGACGAGGTCTCGTTGTATCCGGACGACTGGGAGGACCAGTTCGACGGATTCTCCGTCGGGCGCTACATGGTCGCCTGCCATCCGGACGCCCCCAGCATCGAGCACCTGATGCTCGCCACCCGCCTGATGGTCGCCGAGAACGCGGTCGACGACTGCTACTGCGAGGACCACGGCGGTTCGCCCATCGGCCTCGGCGGACGGCTGCTGCTGGCCCATACCGCCCTCGATCCGCTCCACACGACGAAGGAGTACGCGCCGCAGTGGGAGGCGTCGCTGCTCTCGGACGCGCCCCGGCGCGCCTACCGCTCCGCCATGGAGTACTTCGTCCAGGCGAGCACCGCCTCCCAGGCCGACCGGTTCCGCCACGACATGGCCCGACTGCACATGGGCTATCTCGCCGAAGGGGCCTGGGCGCAGACGGAGTACGTCCCGGAGGTGTGGGAGTACCTGGCGATGCGGCAGTTCAACAACTTCCGCCCCTGCCCCACCATCACCGACTCGGTCGGCGGGTACGAACTGCCCGCGGACCTCCACGCGCAGCCCGCCATGCAGCGCGTGATCGCGCTCGCCGGGAACGCCACCACGATCGTCAACGACCTGTACTCCTACACCAAGGAACTGGCCAGTCCCGGACGCCACCTGAACCTGCCGGTGGTGATCGCCGAACGCGAGAGGTGCTCCGACCAGGAGGCCTATCTGAAGGCGGTGGAGGTCCACAACGACCTCATGCGCGACTTCGAGGCCGCGGCCGCCGAGCTGGCCCTCGCCTGCCCCGTCCCGAGCGTGCAGCGCTTCCTGCGGGGCGTGGCCGTATGGGTCGACGGCAACCACTACTGGCACCAGACCAACACCTATCGCTACAGCCTGCCCGATTTCTGGTAA
- a CDS encoding family 2B encapsulin nanocompartment shell protein yields MTVDTSPEAQLEPPRQSSLSTAAARNLASTTKSAPQMQEITSRWLLRMLPWVETKGGTYRVNRRLTYTVGDGTIEFVQDGANVRVIPRELGELALLRGFEDDDVLTALAGRCVQRDFRAGEVIVERGTPAEQIHLIAHGRISQTSVGKYGDDVAVAVLADGDRFGENALLDADATWDYTATAETPGILLTLSRGDFASVLAAAPQLQAHIDRFSMLPQQRQNKHGEAEIAMSAGHTGEAELPGAFVDYELKPREYELSIAQTVLRIHTRVADLYNGPHNQTEEQLRLTIEALRERQEHELINNRDFGLLHNAAFKQRIQTHSGPPTPDDLDELLCRRRGSKFFLAHPRTIAAIGREFNARGLYPDHVDVGGQQVPAWRGVPILPCNKIPISKENTSSVLVMRTGEDNQGVIGLRQTGLPEEYEPGLSVRFMGISEQAIISYLVTTYFSAAILVPDALGVLENVQIARRRD; encoded by the coding sequence ATGACCGTTGACACCAGCCCGGAAGCGCAGTTGGAGCCGCCGCGGCAGTCCAGCCTGAGCACGGCCGCCGCCCGCAACCTTGCCAGCACGACCAAGTCCGCCCCGCAGATGCAGGAGATCACCTCCCGCTGGCTGCTGCGGATGCTCCCCTGGGTGGAGACCAAGGGCGGGACCTACCGGGTCAACCGCCGACTGACGTACACCGTCGGCGACGGGACCATCGAGTTCGTCCAGGACGGCGCGAACGTCCGCGTGATCCCGCGCGAGCTCGGCGAACTGGCCCTGCTGCGCGGCTTCGAGGACGACGACGTGCTGACCGCACTCGCCGGCCGCTGCGTCCAGCGCGACTTCCGTGCCGGTGAGGTGATCGTCGAGCGCGGTACCCCCGCCGAGCAGATCCACCTGATCGCCCACGGCCGGATCAGCCAGACCTCCGTCGGCAAGTACGGTGACGACGTCGCCGTCGCCGTCCTCGCGGACGGCGACCGGTTCGGCGAGAACGCCCTGCTGGACGCCGACGCCACCTGGGACTACACGGCCACCGCCGAGACCCCCGGCATCCTGCTCACCCTCTCCCGCGGCGACTTCGCCTCCGTGCTCGCCGCGGCGCCGCAGCTCCAGGCCCACATCGACCGGTTCAGCATGCTCCCGCAGCAGCGCCAGAACAAGCACGGCGAGGCCGAGATCGCGATGTCGGCCGGCCACACCGGCGAGGCGGAGCTGCCCGGCGCCTTCGTGGACTACGAGCTCAAGCCGCGCGAGTACGAACTCTCCATCGCCCAGACCGTGCTGCGCATCCACACCAGGGTCGCCGACCTGTACAACGGGCCGCACAACCAGACCGAGGAGCAGCTCAGGCTGACCATCGAGGCGCTGCGCGAGCGCCAGGAGCACGAGCTGATCAACAACCGGGACTTCGGTCTGCTCCACAACGCCGCCTTCAAGCAGCGGATCCAGACCCACTCCGGCCCGCCCACCCCGGACGACCTCGACGAGCTCCTGTGCCGCCGCCGCGGCTCCAAGTTCTTCCTCGCGCACCCCCGGACGATCGCCGCGATCGGGCGCGAGTTCAACGCCCGCGGGCTCTACCCGGACCACGTCGACGTCGGCGGGCAGCAGGTCCCGGCCTGGCGCGGGGTCCCGATCCTGCCCTGCAACAAGATCCCGATCAGCAAGGAGAACACCAGCTCGGTGCTCGTCATGCGAACGGGCGAGGACAACCAGGGCGTCATCGGCCTGCGCCAGACCGGACTCCCCGAGGAGTACGAGCCGGGCCTGTCGGTCCGCTTCATGGGGATCAGCGAACAGGCGATCATCTCCTACCTGGTCACCACCTACTTCTCCGCCGCCATCCTGGTGCCCGACGCGCTCGGTGTGCTGGAGAACGTGCAGATCGCCCGCAGGCGGGACTAA
- the bla gene encoding class A beta-lactamase produces MKTQGASTSRRALLTAGAGVALAAALPVGAARAASASASASVSVSRHGEGEVVARLRELEREYGARLGVYARDTATGRTVAHRADELFPMCSVFKTLAVAAVLRDLDHDGAHLAKRIHYTLQDVTDAGGGSVTERPENIAGGLTVAQLCSAAIAQSDNLAGNLLLRELGGPTAVTRFCRSLGDRTTRLDRWEPALNSAEPSRVTDTTSPRAIGRTYARLALGDALDSGDREQLNRWLLSNTTSADRLRAGLPKDWAVADKTGAGSYGTNNNVGIAWPPGRPPLVLSILSTLPEPTAPRDNTLIARTAKLLADALA; encoded by the coding sequence GTGAAGACCCAGGGCGCATCAACGTCCCGTCGCGCACTGCTGACCGCGGGGGCGGGGGTGGCTCTGGCCGCCGCGCTGCCGGTGGGCGCGGCCCGTGCCGCGTCCGCATCCGCATCCGCGTCCGTGTCCGTGTCCCGGCACGGCGAGGGGGAGGTCGTGGCGCGACTGCGCGAACTGGAGCGCGAGTACGGGGCGCGGCTGGGTGTGTACGCGCGGGACACGGCCACCGGACGCACCGTGGCGCACCGGGCCGACGAACTGTTCCCCATGTGCTCGGTGTTCAAGACGCTCGCAGTGGCCGCCGTGCTGCGTGACCTCGACCACGACGGCGCCCACCTCGCCAAGCGCATCCACTACACCCTCCAGGACGTCACCGACGCGGGCGGCGGCTCGGTCACGGAACGGCCCGAGAACATCGCGGGCGGCCTCACCGTGGCGCAACTCTGCTCCGCCGCCATCGCCCAGAGCGACAACTTGGCGGGCAACCTGCTGCTGCGCGAGCTCGGCGGCCCCACCGCGGTCACCCGCTTCTGCCGCTCGCTGGGCGACCGTACGACCCGGCTCGACCGGTGGGAGCCCGCGCTGAACTCGGCGGAGCCCTCGCGGGTGACGGACACCACGAGCCCCCGCGCGATCGGGCGGACGTACGCCCGCCTCGCGCTCGGCGACGCGCTGGACTCCGGGGACCGTGAGCAGCTGAACCGGTGGCTGCTGTCCAACACCACCAGTGCCGACCGCCTGCGGGCCGGCCTGCCGAAGGACTGGGCCGTCGCGGACAAGACGGGCGCCGGATCGTACGGGACGAACAACAACGTGGGCATCGCCTGGCCGCCGGGACGCCCGCCGCTGGTCCTGTCCATCCTCTCGACCCTGCCGGAGCCGACGGCGCCGCGCGACAACACGCTGATCGCCCGCACCGCGAAGCTGCTGGCGGACGCGCTCGCCTGA
- a CDS encoding nuclear transport factor 2 family protein gives MSRETDEVGAAIAGELRLMDPGVRTSQSLVRQLLDPHFVEVGASGRRWTYEEMLAVLPEMDGSAEGGPRYEPSEMTGVLLAPGLVHLTYETVIDGNRARRSSLWRRHGAGAEWQMYYHQATPCPRT, from the coding sequence ATGAGCAGAGAGACCGACGAGGTGGGCGCAGCGATCGCGGGTGAGCTGCGTCTGATGGACCCCGGCGTGCGCACGTCGCAGTCGCTGGTCCGGCAGCTCCTCGACCCGCACTTCGTGGAGGTGGGCGCCTCGGGCCGGCGGTGGACGTATGAGGAAATGCTCGCCGTGCTGCCGGAGATGGACGGTTCTGCGGAGGGCGGCCCGCGCTATGAGCCCTCGGAGATGACCGGTGTCCTGCTGGCACCCGGGCTGGTGCACCTCACCTACGAGACCGTGATCGACGGAAATCGGGCCCGGCGGAGCTCGCTCTGGCGCCGGCACGGCGCGGGAGCCGAGTGGCAGATGTACTACCACCAGGCCACCCCCTGTCCGAGGACTTAG